In the genome of Columba livia isolate bColLiv1 breed racing homer chromosome 1, bColLiv1.pat.W.v2, whole genome shotgun sequence, the window AAGGAGTTTAGATGTGTCCAGGTAAGGGGGATTAGATACCTGCTGCCCAAGGCTCAGACCCTGCTGAGCAATAGAGCCAGCCCACAGGCTCCttgccagccccagccctctgcaccacccagccctgcccggaGCGGTGCTCGCGGAGGCCAGGCAGGCCCTGGAGCTGTGCCAGCCCCTGATGGGCACAAAGCCAGAGCCCTGGGGTGACagcagggctgtccccagcagacctgcctcccctgccctgcctgcagagcagcccaCTGCCACGCTTGGGTCCCTTCCTCCCCAGGGAGAAACGCTGCTCATCCCCTCAGGGATCAACCCCTTCCCATTTGCTGAACACCTCCAGCTCCTTGACAGCAAAGGTGGTCAAAGCGTGGCTCTGCTCCACCTCCTCTATCCCATCCCTACCTCAGGAGTCCCTGCCACCACCCAGGCGGGCAGCCCCATTGCCCAGCCGGCTGGGTGGTTATCTCGGGCACCAGACAGACCTCAcacccagcagcccagcacacctcgcctcagccctgtggtggggAGCGAGGAGGAGGGAGCCCCTTGTCCTCCCTGGAAGACTGTGGTTCTCGCAGCCGTATGTTCCCGCTTCCCCTCCAACACAGGCAGAGTCTTTGCCTGGTGCCAGggaacacacacaccccccaggagctggggcagggtCAGGAACTGAAATCTTGTACAGCCTtgacaaacacacagagacaccATCACTCCCAACACACAACAACCAGCCCAGtgttaataaaaacaacacacacaagaaatttctgagacaaagaaataaaaaacccagACGAGTAACTCTTAAAAACTGGAACTCTCCAAACCAAAGatgttccttttttctttcattaactGCCTTGTTTTAACTATTTTCAGACAGGAATAGATCAATTCTTTATAAAATGTAATAGAAAGGGATAAAAGTAAAGGCAAAAGCTATTTACAGAAACCAATGGGGAGAGTACCGAAACGCCTCTAGACTTGTCACTTCTTCTTGGGTGATTTGCGGGCGCTGGACTTGGCTTTGGGTTTCGATCGCTTTGCCTTCTTGGGCTTGGACGCCTTCAGCGACTTGGCCTTAACAGTCTTTGGCTTCTTGGCTTTCTTCGGACTGCTCCTCGACTTCTTCTTGGCTTTCTTGGTGGTAGATCTGCGCTTCTTTGCCGGTGACTTGGCTTTCTTGGGCCTGGCTGCCCTCCGGGGTGATGTGGATCTCCTGGCtgccttcttcttcttcctggCCGGGGACTTCTTTGCCTTGATGGCCTTGGCCAGACGGAAAGAGCCGGAAGCGCCGACCCCTTTGGTCTGCTTGAGGATGCCGGCAGCGAGCAGGCGTCGGATGGCGAGCCTGATCTGGACATCGGCATGCTGGCCCACCTTGTAGTGGCTCTTCACGTACTTCTGGATGGACTGGCGGGAGGAGCCGCCGCGGCTCTTGTCGGCCCGGATAGCTGCCGCGATCATGTCTGAATAGGTGGGGTGAGCCGCTGGCCGCCGCGCCACCCTGGCCCGCTTGGGTTTAGCGGCCGGAGCCGGAGCTGGGACTGGTATTGGGCTCTCCGTCATGGTCAGCACTTCTTCGCCCTACGATGCCCCGTTATCCTCACACGGCGGGAAGCCTGGCCCGGGACCACCCCCTCTGGGCGGGGAGAGGCTGGGGAAAGGAGCGGTGGGTGCAACCGCTGCGGTCCCGGTGCTGCGGTCCCGGTGCTGCGGTCCCGGTGctccgctgccgccgcctctgcGGCCGCGCCCGCCGCACACACCGTTTAAAGGCGCGGCGCGGACCGCGGGGAGGACTGCCCCGCGCGCGGcacccgcccgcccgcccgcccgccgccggtgtccccgtgtgtcccccgCCACGCCCCGGCCCGACCCGCCGGGCTGGGACAGGGAGGGACGTCAGGGGACGAGGAGGGACACTGCGGGGGACAACAGCTGGACACTGGAGGGACAgtggggggacactgggtggAGATGAGGAGGGGCACTCACAGACAAAGAGGAACACAGGGGGACACTGGGTGGGGACGAGGAGGGACACTGAGGGACAAGGTCGAGCACTTGGGGGGATACTGCATGGGGACACTAGGGTACAAGGAAGAGCATTTACGGACACTAGGTAGGGACGAGGAAGAACACTGAGGTGACAACAGCAGGACAAGGAATAGCATTTGGGGAGACATTGCGTGGGGACAAGAAAGGACACTGAGAGACAAGGAGGTACACTGGGGGCACACTGGGTGAGCACAAGGAGGGAAACTGGGTGGGGGACAAGGAGGGACACAGGGGATACTGGGTGGGGACAAGGAGGGACACTGAGGGACAAGGTCAAGCACTTGGGAGCACACTgtatggggacaccaggggacaagAAAGAGCATTTGGGGGGACACTGGGTAGGGACAAAGAACACTGGGGTGACAACATCAAGACAAGGAGGAGCACTTGGGGGGACACTGCATGGGGACAAGAAGGGACACTGAGGGACGAGGAGGGACACTTGGGGGGACACCGGGTGTGGGACAAGGAGGGACACTAGGGGACAAGGAAGAGAATTTGGGGGGACACTGGGTAGGGACAAAGaaggacattggggggacaacAGCAAGACAAGGAGGAGCACTTGGGGAGACACTGGGTGGGTAGGAGAGGCACTGGTGGACGTAGTGGAGACAAAGGGGGGCACCTGCGTCAGGACAAGGATGAACGCTGGAAGGGGTACACGGGAGGACACTGGGGAGTGCTTGGGAACAACGGGAAGACAGGGAGGGACATGGCCAGCACACTCAGAGAAACATCAAGACACACGGACAGACACTTAGCAGAGACATTAGAGGCCAGGGAAGGATATTTTTGGGTGACACAAGGACCAACACAGGGAGAAACATCAGAGGACAAGAAAGGACACTGAGGAGGGCTTTGAGGGAAAAGGGGGAACACTGGAGGAGACACCGGGAGGGGAAACAACAGAGGAAAGTGAGAGCACTGGGATCGAAATAGGCTTAGCAGCAGCACCCCACAGCTGAATGCCTCTGCCCCCCCTGCCCTTTGCTCCCCACCAGGGGCTTTGGGGACATTGAGTTCAGTCCTTGCGTGTGTGTGGCAGGGGGTCACAAGTAACAGCCTGTCCCCTTTTTGGGGACACATACAACTCTTTGTGAGGGGACGGAGCAGGGACACCTAACAGTGACTACCAGCCCTCCTTTGCCAGCTGGATGAGTGGTTGGCTGTTCCTAGGAGATTAAGTGTAGTCACTATCACCATCTTGCCCGTAGgatttaaattatgttttcccgcttatttcttaaaaacacGCGGGCTCAGCCACCTGGTGCCCGCCAACACGCCGTGTGGTGCTCGGAGGTGAACCCCGACACCTCCAAACCCACTGGTGCTTCAGCAGcacattaaaatacacagatgcACCCTCCTGTAACCTCCATGCGCTTGAGGTGTGCAGGGACATGAAAACCACCAGTCAGGGACACACAgaagtatataaaaaaatagatagagagatataaataaaaataaatatagaaataatagaagaaataggaaaataatagaaataatagaaatagaaatagaaatagaaatagaaatagaaatagaaatagaaatagaaatagaaatagaaatagaaatagaaatagaaatagaaatagaaatagaaatagaaatagaaatagaagcATTTGATGTCTCCTCCccaacagacacacacactacaTGAGAGTGCAGCAGTCTTCTGCCCTGGGGGGAGGCATTTGGCCCCCTCGTGCTTTCCCAGTGGCAGCAGAAGTGCATCCCACCTTGGGCATCCCTTTGTGCCTCCCTTCCCGATGCCACTCTTTCACATGTCCCGCTTCATTTGGGGAACAGGAAAGTATCACAGCACCTGAAAACCACTTGAGTTCATTAAGAGCTAAGAGATCCTAACTACAGAGAGGAATAACTACCTTCACACCTCCCCAgaggttgtttttttgcttAAGACATAATGAACCCATCACTTTCCATCCCATACAGAGCCCGCAGGTGGCGACCGCTGGTGGCCTCTGTACAACACTTTGGCAGGCCAAAGGACCTCTCATTTTTCCTAGCCAGGAATAAACCGCTGTCGCTGGCTGCCTGCACGTAGACAAGCCGGGCAAGGCAGATAAGGCACCATCTGCTTTTATTTGTGTCCAAGTTTGTAACTGTCAGAAGCGGCTCGCCAGTACACCGGCTATGAGGGTGGATGTGGAGCGGGGTGTAAGCAGCGTCCCCAAGCCGCCGAGGCTGGCACAGCGCCACGGGCTGAGCACAGAGCCTCCAGCGTTAAAAACCTTTATCAGAGCAGCACAATGGCCAGGGtggcagggagggagagagggagcaggagctTTACCTGACTTTAGTCAGCTGAAAATTAGGAGTCTAATATCAGCTCCTGCAGCCGACCAGGGCTGCTCAGCCTCCTctggcaggtgctgctgctaACAGGCAAACACCCTCTCCCAAATACTTAGGGGTTCCAACAGTTTCATCCAGACTAACTTCTTAATTTTTAGCCAGTCAAAATGGGAGGAAGACCCTGTGGCCCCAAGTGACTTGGTGAAGGGGAGGTGTACAGGTGAACACAGCTTAtcaggatgctgctggcctAGGACATGGGGGGGATCCCAGTCAAGGTAACGCCTTGATATTGGAAAGAACTGTGTGAACCCTGTACTGTTATATCATTGCACCCTTAGCATGCACCGGCCAGGATCAAGATGGGTTTTCCAGTCCCTGTCAGGATTTTGGAGCTGGAGGCAGGAtgcagatgctgcagagcaatgcaagccctgctgcctgtgggcagTGGGGTCCAGCACTGCCAGCACCCCACTGCACGCAGCACGGGTGGGCTCATCCAGAAGGAAGAATTATTTCCGTGGGCCACCCAGTCCCCCGTGCTGGGCTTGGgcttttttctgtggttttggcCACAGGAGCCTTCCACCATGACCAGGGTGTGGAGGGTTAGCCCATGCACCTCCTGTTCTCCTTGAGGAGAGCTACCCAACTGCTCCAAGCGTCCTGTGCCTCCCATTTCTGGCATTAGGTGGCAGAGATTGGGAAATACTGCTTCTCCTGTGAACCTCAGAGGACAGAGCCTGGCAGAGGAATCCTCTTGGTAATCCCATTTACCTTTCCATTCCTCCCTGTGCTGTGTTCAACCAGACCTTGAGAAGAATTATGCACTTCTAGCTGTGGATTTCATCTTAAAGGTTAAACCATGTCCATTGTGGATGTGCTATGGATCTGCCAGGTAACAGCGCCTGTCTCTTAGGGACAGGACAGCTGGTCATTGGCACCCAACTACACCAGGGCGCTTCTGGCAACTAATTCCAGtgacaacattttattttatctggGTTTAATTTTCAAAGAGTCTCAAAATCTGCAGAAGTGAGACTTGGCCTTGCTGGCACTCAGATCCAAGTGCTTCAGTACTTTGTCAATggcaaaacagagaaattagCTGATTTTCCAGCCATGTTCATCAGAGAGTCAGCCCCAAACCCCTATGCAGTAGGGTCAGCCCAACATGAAGCCACTAAGCCTGGGCACCGCTAATGGCAGACTGGGCTTTAATGATGCCAATAAATGACGAAGGAGTActgcctcctgctgctggatggATTAccactgttttaaaaaatttacaAGCTGTTTTTTAAGGGCAGGCTCCTTCAGTGAGATGAGATGTTGGCTTGCATGCACCCAGGATGCTGCATGGCTGTAGCTTTTTCCCCATGCTCAAGGCTATTTCTTACATCCACAACTGCGTCACTTTGGGATGCTTTTTGGGCTCTGTAAGGTGCAGCAGAGAGCTGGCCTCCCTCTGGCCATCACTCCTGTCACCCATGGACATTTCAGTCACCTCGTCTCCCAGCCTCAccccccacccagctctcctgcaCCCAGGAGATAGTGATGCAGAGACGATGGGGCAGCCGTATCACCCTGCCACAGGCAAGACAGGGGCTGCCTGATTAGCGCTGTGCCGGTTTGGGAGGCGGCAGTCCCCTGTCACCCTGGGATGATGGGACACTCCTACCCGGCCAGTGGCTGATCTGTAGCCACAGAGCCCCAAGGACGGGTGGCTTGGCCATATGTCAGGCACCCGCACATTTTGCCCATGCTCATGTGACGTGTTTATCGGTGTCGGCAGCCCCCAGTcaggaaggggaaaataaaaaaaaacaaaaacacaccatgccaacaaaccaacccaaacaaacacaagatACAGAAcccaggctgagggagttggggttgttcagcctggagatcAGAAGGCTCCAGAGAAACcctattgcagcctttcagtacttaaaaggagcctataagaaagatggggacagacattttagcagggcctgttgcaataagGACAAGGGgtcatggttttaaactaaaggaggggagattcagggcagacatgaggaagaaattttttacagtgggggtggtgaaacactgtcccaggttgcccagagaggtggtagatgccccgtccctggaaacattcaaagccaggctggatggggctttgagcaacctgatctagttgaagatgtccctgctcattgcagggggttggactagatgggctttgaaggtcccttccaacccaaactattatatgattctatgaccaaGCCCTGCAGCCCGGAAACAGTCACCCTGAGCTACTCTAtcccctctttccttcccatCTCAGTCCCCGACATGCTGAACACTTGCCTTGTCCTAAACTCAATGACCACAGCCATGTCCTgcggggggggagggaaaagcCAGGACCTTGTGCCCTGCAGGTATAGGAAGGTTTttgggctggggcaggaggctgAGCCCCAGCTCCGTACAGCTGCAATGGGGAGCCAGCACTGAGCTCAGCACCCAGCCTCTTGCACCATCTGTCAGGTTGCCCAAGGGCCTCAGGCATATGACGAAAGCCCGAAAGCGAAAGCCAGTTTTACCGGCATTTGTGACTTACGAAGCAATTTGCTTTACCTAGGAAAAGCAGTCGCTACAGCTGTGCCAGTGGAGGATCGGGTCTGCATTTGCCTGCACACCCCTGCCCCAGGGGCCGTTGATACCACACTGAGGTTATCACACGGTGAGGTTATCACTCGTTGAGCAAAGATGTGCTGCCTTAAGTCTCCTCATCGTGGCTGCCACCCTGTCGTTAGCTTTGTTACGCCCTGCTCCCATCCCCATGTCTCGCAGTGCTCCAGCCTCCCAGCCCATACATCTGGCACCTCCATCCGAAGTCCACCTTGAACCCTTCGCCCTTCCCTCTTCAGATGGTGCCTCCAGCCTCAGCACAAGCCAAAAATTAGGGCTCTTCCATAATTGCCAGCAGCCTCTCTGCAGAGCAACAGCTAATGTTTAAATTGGGATGGGGCTGAATGAGGAGTGGTCACCCCTGAGGTCCTCCATCCTGCCAAAAAAAACAATG includes:
- the LOC102084064 gene encoding histone H5, translated to MTESPIPVPAPAPAAKPKRARVARRPAAHPTYSDMIAAAIRADKSRGGSSRQSIQKYVKSHYKVGQHADVQIRLAIRRLLAAGILKQTKGVGASGSFRLAKAIKAKKSPARKKKKAARRSTSPRRAARPKKAKSPAKKRRSTTKKAKKKSRSSPKKAKKPKTVKAKSLKASKPKKAKRSKPKAKSSARKSPKKK